In Candidatus Dormiibacterota bacterium, one DNA window encodes the following:
- a CDS encoding histidine kinase, which produces MKNLRIYGLFALFTAIGLLFFSYHYLNDLADGVHGTAPQRFIEEMTGAYAALALVPFVAWVVRTFPWSRDRWYGALLAQLAGALGFSVAKTTLQEISRTLLFAASGLGHYNYGNMLYRYPMEFSNDIVVYAVIAGCIYIIARISLARAAELRASELQVALAQAKLENLRLQLHPHFLFNALNAISSVMYEDVGKADAMLARLSDFLRVILSSAEAPEVSLERELEIEGLYLDIMKARLENTLRLNVRIETGAKNARIPALLLQPIIENAIRHGMSDARTALEVTIEAERVDERTRVRIRDNGVGPGPHRRAGHGLANVSSRLSLLFGDSCECSIGAHDAGGTIVTLSFPYRHADA; this is translated from the coding sequence ATGAAGAACCTACGGATATACGGGCTCTTCGCGCTGTTCACCGCGATCGGGTTGCTCTTCTTCAGCTACCATTACCTCAACGATCTTGCCGACGGGGTCCACGGCACCGCTCCGCAACGCTTCATCGAGGAAATGACCGGGGCGTATGCGGCACTTGCCCTGGTGCCGTTCGTCGCCTGGGTCGTCCGCACGTTTCCGTGGTCGCGCGATCGCTGGTACGGGGCCCTCCTCGCGCAACTCGCCGGCGCTCTAGGTTTCTCCGTCGCGAAGACGACGCTCCAGGAAATCAGCCGCACGCTCCTCTTTGCGGCCTCGGGATTGGGACACTACAACTACGGCAACATGCTCTATCGCTATCCGATGGAGTTTTCGAACGATATCGTCGTCTATGCGGTGATTGCCGGCTGCATCTATATCATCGCTCGCATCTCGCTGGCGCGCGCGGCCGAATTGCGGGCCTCCGAGCTCCAGGTCGCGCTCGCGCAGGCGAAACTCGAGAATCTGCGGCTCCAACTCCACCCGCACTTTCTGTTCAATGCGCTCAACGCCATCTCTTCGGTCATGTACGAGGACGTCGGGAAGGCCGACGCCATGCTCGCGCGGCTGAGCGATTTTCTGCGCGTTATTCTCTCCTCTGCCGAAGCGCCCGAAGTCTCGCTCGAGCGCGAATTGGAGATCGAGGGATTGTACCTCGACATCATGAAGGCGCGCCTGGAAAACACATTGCGCCTGAACGTTCGCATCGAAACCGGAGCCAAGAACGCGCGCATTCCGGCACTCCTCCTGCAGCCCATCATCGAAAATGCGATTCGTCACGGCATGAGCGACGCCCGCACCGCGCTGGAGGTCACCATCGAGGCCGAGCGCGTCGACGAGCGAACGCGCGTCCGAATTCGAGACAACGGGGTGGGCCCGGGCCCGCATCGCCGTGCGGGACACGGGCTCGCGAACGTCAGCTCTCGCCTTTCGCTATTGTTCGGCGACTCGTGCGAATGCAGCATCGGCGCACACGATGCCGGCGGCACGATCGTCACCCTCTCGTTTCCGTACCGGCACGCGGACGCATGA
- a CDS encoding LytTR family transcriptional regulator DNA-binding domain-containing protein: MIRVIIADDEAPARRKLQRFLREQRDIVVFAEAANGNEAIELARAHHPDLLLLDVQMPDIDGIEVALALARGEHMPHIVFVTAFDHYAVRAFELSAIDYLCKPFDRERFDRTIERVRAAQRRSEGPADQGELSTKLESMRQPGTHLKRLLVPDGDRSFFVAVSDIARLEADRNNVIVHARAGSFPIRATLESLEERLDPQQFVRVHRSHIVNIDAIKEVQPWFHGDQQIVLRDGSTLLWSRRFAGRRPDILT, encoded by the coding sequence ATGATTCGCGTCATCATCGCCGACGACGAAGCACCGGCGCGCCGCAAGCTGCAGCGCTTTCTGCGCGAGCAACGCGACATCGTCGTCTTCGCAGAGGCGGCCAACGGAAACGAAGCCATCGAGCTAGCGAGGGCGCACCATCCCGACCTCCTCTTGCTCGACGTACAGATGCCGGATATCGACGGCATCGAAGTCGCGCTCGCGCTTGCGCGCGGCGAGCATATGCCGCACATCGTCTTCGTTACCGCGTTCGATCACTACGCCGTGCGCGCATTCGAATTGAGCGCCATCGACTATCTCTGCAAGCCCTTCGATCGCGAACGCTTCGACCGGACGATCGAGCGCGTTCGCGCCGCGCAACGGCGGAGTGAAGGGCCGGCCGATCAAGGCGAACTCAGCACGAAGCTGGAGAGCATGCGGCAACCCGGAACGCATCTCAAGCGGTTGCTGGTCCCCGACGGCGACCGTTCGTTCTTTGTCGCCGTAAGCGACATCGCGCGCTTGGAAGCGGATCGGAATAACGTCATCGTGCATGCACGGGCGGGATCCTTTCCCATACGCGCCACGTTAGAGTCGCTCGAAGAGCGCCTCGACCCGCAGCAGTTCGTGCGCGTCCACCGCTCGCATATCGTCAACATCGACGCGATCAAAGAGGTACAGCCGTGGTTTCACGGCGATCAGCAGATCGTCTTGCGCGACGGCTCGACGCTGCTCTGGTCCCGGCGTTTCGCCGGCCGCCGGCCGGACATCCTCACCTAA
- a CDS encoding alpha/beta fold hydrolase, whose protein sequence is MNDLPQAALERLERFLERDHAGIGEAGRTKLLIHGERRPRAFVLFHGLSASPTQFSRFAHDLHARGHNVLVPRLPRHGYGDRLSAALAGLTQERLERTARESVAIAQDLGERVTVVGFSLGGLLAIWSAQHEAIESAVAIAPFLGVSWIPNRWMSPIMELALRVPNRFGWWNPIARERQLPEHGYPRFATHAVAQSYRLARQVMRDASAAPVLAQRLTFVINAREAAINNRAVRRLAARLRQHADGRVHAMELTDLPFSHDIIEPLRHPELADRVYPRLLEVIDPQ, encoded by the coding sequence ATGAACGACCTGCCACAAGCGGCCCTCGAACGGCTGGAGCGTTTTCTCGAGCGGGACCACGCGGGCATCGGCGAGGCCGGGCGGACCAAGCTGCTGATACATGGGGAGCGCCGGCCGCGAGCATTCGTGCTTTTTCACGGGCTCTCGGCGAGTCCGACGCAATTCTCGCGGTTCGCGCACGACTTGCACGCGCGCGGCCACAACGTACTCGTTCCAAGGCTTCCCCGGCATGGCTATGGTGACCGGCTCTCGGCGGCGCTCGCGGGGCTCACCCAGGAGCGGCTGGAGCGAACCGCTCGCGAGAGCGTCGCCATCGCGCAGGATTTGGGCGAGCGCGTAACCGTCGTAGGCTTCTCGCTGGGCGGGTTGCTCGCGATTTGGAGCGCTCAACACGAAGCGATCGAATCTGCGGTCGCGATCGCGCCGTTTCTGGGCGTCTCGTGGATCCCGAACCGATGGATGAGTCCGATTATGGAGCTGGCGCTGCGCGTCCCTAACCGGTTCGGCTGGTGGAACCCGATTGCGCGCGAAAGGCAGCTTCCAGAGCACGGGTACCCGCGTTTTGCCACGCATGCGGTCGCGCAATCCTACCGGCTCGCGCGTCAAGTCATGCGCGATGCTTCTGCGGCGCCGGTGCTGGCGCAGCGTTTAACCTTTGTCATCAACGCCCGGGAGGCGGCGATCAACAACCGTGCGGTTCGGCGATTGGCAGCCCGCCTGCGCCAGCACGCGGACGGCCGGGTTCATGCAATGGAATTGACCGATTTGCCCTTTTCGCACGACATCATCGAGCCGCTGCGCCACCCGGAGCTGGCCGATCGCGTCTATCCACGGCTTTTGGAGGTTATCGACCCACAATGA
- a CDS encoding PDZ domain-containing protein: protein MNQGYYRYPTIAGERLVFVCEDDLWSVPLRGGVATRLTVSFGACSMPRLSPDGQSIAFVSNDEGNPEVYVMPAGGGQPERRTFLGSTVASVVGWSADGSDIYFVANPTAWYEGETRPFAVARDGGAPRELHVGHARSFSFGQNGGMVLGRNANDPARWKRYRGGTAGEIWIDAPATGEFERLPLPDGNPTWPMWLGERVFFLADHDGIANIYSCSIDGSDVTRHTHEAEYYARFPSTDGTRIVYTAGGAIALYDIASDTTTEISIETPSAAPQTVRRFEGASESLEDFSPHPDGTRLCFISRGQAFSMPLFEGAVIHHGYSSRIRTRLAQWLHDGKRFACVTDRNGYEQIAVQRADDAEEARTVTDGDIGRITELVCSPKNDTVAFANHRHELCVLDLSDGNIRKLDTSPANRITDVAFSPDGRYLAYVWWPAQGTSIVRVAKVKSGKIHDVTSPLRVDHSPAWDPEGKYLYFISTRDFNPVYDALQFDLSFPQAQRPFLVTLRNDVPSPFVAQPKPIHREHEHDHDAQDEGDKKAGKLPDIDIDFDGITGRILSFPIEEGEYDQVIAAKGRALFTRMPVHGIKPAGRDDDDDHTLGVLIAYDFEQQRSAIVAHDVNEIRMGADGHTLVYRSNDRLRVIDAASDLPEDEADKPLPEAGRKSGWIDLDRASVEIVPRDEWAQMYREAWRLQTEQFWVEDMSDIDWDRVFDRYSSVLKRVRTRTELSDLIWEMQGELGTSHAYEYGGDHRIPPQYQRGFLGADIVWDGERNGYRIERIYRGDSWTRESDSPLAEPGLDIHEGDLIVGVNGKRATATLSPDHLLVNAAGKDVALTIKTRKDEERTLLVKALKSESSLRYRAWVEARRAYVHERTGGRVGYVHIPDMGPWGFSEFHRGYLSEFDRNGLIVDVRYNRGGHVSPLLLEKLARKRVGYDVPRYGAAVPYPPESVSGPMVAITNQFAGSDGDIFSHCFKLYKLGPLVGKRTWGGVIGINPYHHLVDGSLTTQPEYSFWFSDVGWKVENYGTDPDYDVDIAPHDYRDGKDPQMDFALRLMERSLETAVEVRPDLTTRPSLPLPTLQ from the coding sequence ATGAATCAGGGTTACTATCGATATCCGACGATCGCCGGCGAACGTCTAGTTTTTGTTTGCGAGGACGACCTCTGGAGCGTTCCGCTTCGGGGCGGCGTCGCGACCCGCCTGACGGTCAGCTTCGGAGCCTGCTCGATGCCGCGGCTCTCGCCGGACGGGCAAAGCATTGCCTTCGTTTCGAACGACGAGGGGAACCCCGAAGTCTACGTGATGCCCGCGGGCGGCGGCCAGCCCGAGCGGCGCACGTTCCTGGGATCGACCGTTGCATCTGTCGTCGGCTGGAGCGCCGACGGCAGCGACATCTATTTCGTCGCTAACCCCACCGCCTGGTACGAGGGCGAGACGCGCCCGTTCGCCGTCGCCCGCGATGGTGGAGCGCCACGCGAACTGCACGTCGGGCACGCGCGTTCGTTCTCGTTCGGTCAGAACGGCGGCATGGTTTTGGGGCGCAACGCCAACGACCCGGCCCGTTGGAAGCGCTATCGCGGCGGGACCGCGGGCGAGATCTGGATCGACGCGCCGGCAACCGGCGAGTTCGAGCGCCTGCCGCTGCCCGATGGAAATCCAACTTGGCCGATGTGGCTGGGCGAGCGGGTCTTCTTCCTCGCCGATCACGACGGCATTGCGAATATCTACTCGTGTTCGATCGACGGATCGGACGTTACGCGCCATACGCACGAAGCGGAGTATTACGCCCGCTTCCCCTCGACCGACGGCACGCGCATCGTCTATACGGCCGGCGGAGCCATCGCGCTCTACGATATCGCGAGCGATACGACGACGGAGATTTCGATCGAAACGCCCTCGGCCGCACCGCAGACCGTGCGCCGTTTCGAGGGCGCGTCCGAATCGCTCGAAGATTTTTCGCCGCATCCCGACGGAACGCGCCTCTGCTTCATCTCGCGCGGCCAAGCGTTTAGCATGCCGCTCTTCGAAGGGGCGGTGATCCATCACGGCTATTCCAGCCGCATCCGTACGCGGCTAGCGCAATGGTTGCATGACGGCAAGCGCTTCGCGTGCGTCACGGATCGCAACGGCTACGAGCAGATCGCCGTACAGCGCGCGGACGACGCTGAAGAAGCGCGCACCGTTACCGACGGCGATATCGGACGCATCACCGAGTTGGTATGCTCGCCCAAGAACGACACCGTCGCGTTCGCCAACCATCGGCACGAATTGTGCGTCCTCGACTTGAGTGACGGAAACATTCGCAAGCTCGATACGAGCCCGGCAAATCGCATCACGGACGTGGCATTTTCTCCCGATGGCCGCTATTTGGCGTACGTGTGGTGGCCCGCGCAAGGCACGTCGATCGTGCGCGTTGCAAAGGTGAAATCCGGAAAAATCCACGACGTGACCTCGCCGTTGCGCGTCGATCACTCACCCGCGTGGGATCCGGAAGGCAAGTATCTCTATTTTATCTCGACCCGCGACTTCAATCCGGTCTACGACGCGCTGCAATTCGATCTGAGCTTCCCCCAAGCCCAGCGCCCGTTCCTCGTGACGCTGCGCAACGACGTGCCCTCGCCGTTCGTCGCACAACCCAAACCGATCCATCGCGAGCACGAGCACGATCACGACGCGCAGGATGAAGGCGATAAGAAGGCCGGCAAGCTTCCCGATATCGACATCGATTTCGACGGTATTACCGGGCGCATTCTCTCATTCCCGATCGAAGAGGGCGAATACGACCAGGTCATCGCGGCCAAGGGACGCGCGCTCTTCACGCGGATGCCGGTGCACGGCATCAAGCCGGCGGGACGCGACGACGACGACGATCACACGCTGGGCGTATTGATCGCCTACGATTTCGAGCAACAACGCAGCGCCATCGTTGCCCACGACGTGAACGAGATCCGCATGGGCGCCGACGGCCACACGCTCGTCTATCGTTCGAACGATCGCTTGCGCGTCATCGACGCCGCGAGCGACCTCCCCGAGGACGAGGCCGATAAGCCATTGCCCGAAGCCGGTCGCAAGAGCGGCTGGATCGATCTGGACCGGGCGAGCGTCGAAATCGTCCCGCGCGACGAATGGGCGCAGATGTATCGCGAAGCGTGGCGCCTGCAGACCGAGCAGTTCTGGGTCGAAGACATGAGCGACATCGATTGGGACCGCGTCTTCGATCGTTATAGCAGCGTCCTCAAACGCGTGCGCACGCGCACCGAACTCTCGGATTTAATCTGGGAAATGCAGGGCGAACTCGGCACATCGCACGCCTACGAATACGGCGGCGACCACCGCATTCCACCTCAGTATCAGCGCGGATTCCTGGGCGCTGATATCGTGTGGGACGGCGAGCGCAACGGCTATCGCATCGAGCGCATCTATCGAGGCGATTCTTGGACGCGTGAGAGCGATTCGCCGCTGGCCGAACCCGGCTTGGACATTCACGAAGGCGATCTCATCGTCGGCGTCAACGGCAAACGCGCCACCGCGACGCTCTCGCCCGATCACCTGCTGGTGAACGCTGCGGGCAAAGACGTCGCGCTCACGATCAAGACGCGAAAGGACGAGGAGCGCACGCTGCTTGTCAAAGCCTTGAAGAGCGAGTCGAGCCTGCGTTACCGCGCGTGGGTGGAGGCGCGCCGCGCGTACGTGCACGAGCGAACCGGCGGGCGCGTCGGCTACGTCCATATTCCGGACATGGGCCCGTGGGGATTCTCCGAATTCCATCGCGGTTATTTAAGCGAATTCGACCGCAACGGGTTGATCGTCGACGTGCGCTACAATCGCGGCGGACACGTTTCGCCGCTGCTTCTCGAAAAGCTCGCGCGCAAGCGCGTCGGCTACGACGTCCCTCGCTACGGTGCGGCCGTGCCGTATCCGCCGGAGTCGGTCAGCGGCCCGATGGTTGCGATCACCAATCAATTTGCGGGATCCGACGGCGACATCTTCAGCCACTGCTTTAAGCTCTACAAGCTCGGTCCGCTGGTCGGAAAGCGCACCTGGGGCGGGGTAATCGGCATCAATCCATACCATCATCTCGTCGATGGTTCGCTCACGACGCAGCCCGAGTATTCGTTCTGGTTTAGCGACGTTGGTTGGAAAGTCGAAAACTACGGCACGGATCCCGACTACGACGTCGATATCGCTCCGCACGATTATCGCGACGGCAAAGACCCGCAGATGGACTTCGCGCTACGCTTGATGGAGCGTTCGCTCGAAACCGCGGTCGAGGTGCGTCCGGATCTCACCACGCGTCCGTCGCTCCCGCTGCCCACCTTGCAGTAA
- the rocD gene encoding ornithine--oxo-acid transaminase, with product MDVSSNAARAFIDLDERYGAHNYAPLDLVVERAEGVWLWDVDGKRYLDCISAYSAVNQGHCHPRIMAALLEQARKVPLTSRAMRNDRMGRFLEKLTTVTGFERALPMNTGSEAVETAIKLVRRWGYDVKGIPENRAEIIVFSNNFHGRTTAIISASTEPGYRRSFGPYTPGFVFVPYGDADALERAITPNTCAVLIEPIQGEGGVIVPPEGFIKRAWALCREHEVLFVADEIQTGFGRTGDLFACDYDGIKPDVLIVGKALGGGYYPVSAALSSAAIMDLFGPGDHGSTFGGNPLGSAVAEAALDVIVEEKLAARARYAGASLMQGLRNARSPLVKEVRGRGLMIGVEMTVPAKALAYALLERGVAAKDTHERVLRLAPPLVIDDDAVAFLLERYRDALASLSV from the coding sequence ATGGATGTCTCTTCAAATGCAGCGCGCGCGTTCATCGACCTGGACGAGCGTTACGGCGCGCATAACTATGCCCCCCTGGATTTGGTCGTGGAACGCGCGGAGGGCGTTTGGCTCTGGGACGTCGACGGTAAACGCTACCTCGATTGCATCAGCGCCTATTCGGCGGTAAACCAAGGGCACTGCCACCCGCGCATCATGGCCGCTCTCCTGGAGCAAGCGCGCAAGGTTCCGCTCACTTCCCGCGCGATGCGCAACGACCGGATGGGACGCTTTCTCGAAAAGCTCACGACGGTGACCGGATTCGAGCGGGCGCTGCCGATGAACACCGGCTCCGAGGCGGTTGAAACCGCGATCAAACTCGTGCGCCGATGGGGCTACGACGTTAAGGGCATTCCGGAGAACCGCGCCGAGATCATCGTCTTTTCCAACAATTTCCACGGTCGCACGACCGCCATTATCAGCGCCAGCACCGAGCCCGGCTACCGTCGCAGCTTCGGCCCGTACACGCCGGGATTCGTCTTCGTGCCGTACGGCGACGCGGACGCGCTCGAGCGCGCGATCACGCCCAATACGTGCGCGGTACTCATCGAGCCGATCCAGGGCGAGGGCGGCGTGATCGTGCCGCCGGAAGGCTTCATCAAGCGCGCCTGGGCCCTCTGCCGCGAGCACGAAGTGCTGTTCGTCGCCGACGAAATTCAGACCGGATTCGGACGCACCGGCGACCTCTTCGCTTGCGATTACGACGGTATCAAACCCGATGTGTTGATCGTCGGTAAAGCGCTCGGGGGCGGCTATTATCCAGTCAGCGCCGCGCTTTCGAGCGCCGCGATCATGGATCTGTTCGGGCCCGGCGATCACGGTAGCACCTTCGGCGGCAACCCGCTCGGCTCGGCCGTGGCCGAAGCCGCGCTGGATGTGATCGTCGAGGAAAAACTCGCCGCGCGCGCGCGCTATGCCGGCGCATCGCTGATGCAAGGCCTGCGCAACGCGCGCTCGCCGCTGGTTAAAGAGGTCCGCGGACGCGGCTTGATGATCGGCGTGGAGATGACGGTCCCCGCGAAAGCCTTGGCGTACGCCCTCCTCGAGCGCGGCGTTGCGGCGAAAGACACGCACGAACGCGTGCTTCGTCTCGCACCTCCGCTCGTCATCGACGACGACGCCGTTGCCTTCTTGCTCGAGCGCTATCGCGATGCGCTCGCTTCGCTGAGCGTTTGA
- a CDS encoding DNA-3-methyladenine glycosylase I → MMRCSWASTDEMIAYHDAEWGVPVHDDRTFCEFLTLEGAQAGLSWQTVLRKRERYREVFANFDPVRVARFTPARVEKILTDPGIIRNRAKVTSTVDNARAFLRVVHEFDSFDTYVWRFVDGTPIERRWREPAQVPAATAESEALSKDLRKRGFRFVGPTIMYAFMQATGLVNDHLVECFRH, encoded by the coding sequence ATGATGCGTTGCTCTTGGGCATCGACCGACGAGATGATCGCGTACCACGACGCCGAGTGGGGCGTTCCCGTCCACGACGATCGCACGTTCTGTGAATTTCTCACGCTCGAAGGCGCGCAAGCCGGTTTGAGTTGGCAAACCGTGTTGCGCAAGCGCGAACGATACCGGGAAGTCTTTGCAAACTTCGATCCGGTGCGCGTTGCGCGATTTACGCCCGCGCGCGTTGAAAAAATTCTCACCGACCCCGGGATCATTCGCAATCGCGCAAAGGTGACCTCGACGGTCGATAACGCCCGGGCTTTTCTGCGCGTCGTGCACGAGTTCGATTCGTTCGATACGTACGTGTGGCGCTTCGTCGACGGCACGCCGATCGAGCGCCGCTGGCGCGAGCCGGCGCAGGTTCCGGCCGCAACCGCCGAATCCGAGGCCTTGAGCAAAGACCTGCGCAAACGCGGCTTCCGTTTCGTCGGCCCGACCATCATGTATGCGTTCATGCAGGCGACCGGATTGGTGAACGATCACCTCGTGGAGTGTTTCCGGCATTAA
- a CDS encoding glycosyltransferase family 39 protein: MSKHRLPLIAAIVAFLIHLVGNPHYGFFRDELYFIICGRHPAWGYVDQPPVVPLLAAGSQLFGHSLLLLRAVPALFSGASMYVTCLLVAEMGGGAFAQMLGALVAFFCPVLMNFGMKASTDMPGLVLWPLAALWILRLTRGADPRLWLAAGAALGIAFESKYSVLFFAAAMLIGLLLTPQRRILRTPWFAAGAALAIAIAAPNVIWQAVHGFPMYTLLENGAHGKNLAVGPLVYLLQEILITNLFLAPVWIVGLVYLFRTQTLRFFGYAYVMLIAMMIALHGKHYYPADIYPIPIAAGAVAIAGWIERLVAIRTVVLAYAVIGGLAFLPFALPILPETQMLAYQSALLSALHLQRHTLATERHRQQPQLPPDWADMHGWPQLAYDVRRIYDALPPATRAQTVVMAQNYGQASAIAFFTPSVPVASGHNQYWLWGARAIRQHRLTGENVIDLGGDCGRSRHLFESVERVGTFSAPYAMPSENNLPIMLCRHLRVPIAQLWPHLQEYI; the protein is encoded by the coding sequence ATGAGCAAGCATCGCCTCCCGCTTATTGCCGCGATCGTAGCCTTTTTAATACACCTCGTTGGAAACCCGCACTACGGCTTCTTTCGCGACGAACTCTACTTTATTATCTGCGGCCGGCACCCGGCGTGGGGATACGTCGACCAACCACCGGTCGTCCCGTTACTCGCCGCCGGGTCGCAACTCTTCGGCCACTCCCTCCTGCTTCTGCGCGCCGTTCCGGCGCTGTTTAGCGGAGCGAGCATGTACGTCACCTGTCTCCTCGTTGCGGAAATGGGCGGCGGTGCCTTCGCCCAGATGTTGGGCGCGCTCGTCGCGTTTTTCTGCCCGGTGCTCATGAACTTCGGGATGAAAGCCTCCACCGATATGCCCGGCTTGGTGTTGTGGCCGCTGGCGGCGCTGTGGATTTTGCGGCTCACGCGCGGCGCCGACCCGCGCCTCTGGCTGGCAGCCGGCGCCGCGTTAGGCATCGCCTTCGAGAGTAAGTATAGCGTCCTATTTTTCGCAGCCGCGATGCTGATCGGTTTATTGCTGACGCCGCAGCGGCGCATTCTCCGCACACCCTGGTTTGCCGCAGGCGCCGCGCTCGCAATTGCCATCGCCGCGCCGAACGTGATTTGGCAAGCCGTTCACGGCTTCCCGATGTATACGCTGCTCGAAAATGGGGCACACGGGAAAAATCTGGCGGTCGGTCCGCTCGTATATCTGCTTCAGGAAATCCTCATCACGAATCTGTTTCTCGCGCCCGTCTGGATCGTCGGCCTCGTCTATCTCTTTCGCACGCAAACGCTGCGCTTCTTCGGTTACGCCTACGTCATGCTGATCGCGATGATGATCGCGCTGCACGGTAAGCATTACTACCCGGCCGATATCTACCCGATCCCGATCGCGGCCGGAGCCGTGGCGATCGCCGGATGGATAGAGCGCCTCGTGGCCATACGCACCGTCGTGTTGGCGTACGCCGTCATCGGCGGCCTCGCGTTCTTGCCGTTCGCTCTGCCTATACTGCCCGAGACGCAGATGCTCGCCTATCAGAGCGCGCTGCTTAGCGCGCTGCATCTCCAGCGCCATACGCTCGCAACCGAACGGCATCGGCAACAGCCGCAACTTCCGCCGGATTGGGCCGATATGCACGGATGGCCGCAGTTGGCGTATGACGTCCGACGCATCTACGATGCGCTGCCGCCGGCCACTCGCGCCCAAACCGTCGTCATGGCCCAGAATTACGGGCAGGCGAGCGCCATCGCGTTCTTCACTCCCAGCGTTCCGGTGGCCAGCGGACACAACCAGTACTGGTTGTGGGGAGCGCGCGCCATTCGGCAGCATCGTCTGACGGGCGAGAACGTGATCGATCTCGGCGGGGATTGCGGGCGGAGCCGGCATCTCTTCGAGAGCGTCGAGCGCGTGGGGACGTTTAGCGCACCATACGCCATGCCGAGCGAGAACAACCTCCCGATCATGCTCTGCCGGCACCTGCGCGTACCGATCGCGCAGCTCTGGCCTCATTTGCAAGAGTACATTTAA
- the aceA gene encoding isocitrate lyase → MSTIENRAASLKAAWANDTRWSGVERRYSAEEVVRLQGSVVVEQTLARLGADRLWSLLHESAATAALGTMTGGQAVQAAKAGLKAIYCSGWQVAADANVSGNVYPDQSLYPVNSVPTLVKRINSALQRYDQIETVEGHGGEEHYLPIVADAEAGFGGALNVFELIKALIEAGAAGVHLEDQLSSEKKCGHLGGKVLIPTQQAVRHLVAARLAADVLNVPTIIIARTDAGAATLITSDIDPVDRAFITGDRTAEGFFVTKQGIDACIARGLAYAPYCDLLWMETSEPNIEEARAFAQAIHAKFPGKLLAYNCSPSFNWKKKLDESAIATFREDLNAMGYKFQFITLAGFHALNYSFFELARDFNARGMSAYAEFQQSEFRSEEFGYTATRHQREVGTGYFDEVAQVVSEGLSSTTALKGSTETEQFYENGHREHAHA, encoded by the coding sequence GTGAGTACCATAGAGAACCGCGCCGCATCGCTCAAAGCCGCCTGGGCAAACGATACCCGCTGGAGCGGCGTCGAGCGCCGTTACAGCGCCGAAGAAGTCGTTCGCCTTCAGGGGAGCGTCGTCGTCGAACAGACCCTGGCGCGGCTGGGTGCCGACCGGCTCTGGAGCCTGCTGCACGAATCCGCCGCCACCGCGGCGCTGGGCACCATGACCGGCGGCCAGGCGGTCCAAGCCGCCAAGGCCGGCCTCAAAGCGATCTACTGCAGCGGCTGGCAAGTCGCCGCCGACGCCAACGTCTCGGGCAACGTCTACCCGGACCAAAGCCTCTACCCGGTCAACAGCGTCCCGACGCTGGTAAAGCGCATCAACAGCGCTCTCCAGCGCTACGACCAAATCGAGACGGTCGAAGGACACGGCGGGGAAGAACACTACCTCCCGATCGTCGCCGATGCAGAAGCCGGATTCGGCGGCGCGCTCAACGTGTTCGAACTGATTAAGGCCCTCATCGAAGCCGGTGCCGCCGGCGTCCACCTCGAAGACCAGTTGAGCTCCGAGAAGAAGTGTGGACACTTGGGAGGCAAGGTGCTGATCCCGACACAACAGGCGGTTCGCCATCTCGTTGCGGCCCGACTGGCGGCCGACGTCTTGAACGTGCCGACCATCATCATCGCGCGCACCGATGCGGGAGCCGCGACGTTGATCACCAGCGATATCGATCCGGTCGATCGCGCCTTCATTACCGGCGATCGCACGGCCGAGGGATTCTTCGTCACCAAACAAGGCATCGATGCGTGCATCGCGCGTGGTTTGGCCTACGCGCCCTACTGCGATCTGCTCTGGATGGAAACGTCGGAGCCCAATATCGAGGAAGCACGCGCGTTCGCGCAAGCCATCCACGCGAAGTTCCCGGGGAAACTGCTGGCATACAACTGCTCGCCGTCGTTCAACTGGAAGAAAAAACTGGACGAGAGCGCGATCGCAACCTTCCGCGAAGATCTCAATGCCATGGGATACAAGTTCCAATTCATCACGCTGGCAGGCTTCCACGCGCTCAATTACAGCTTCTTCGAACTAGCACGCGATTTCAACGCTCGCGGCATGTCGGCGTACGCCGAATTCCAGCAGTCGGAATTCCGCAGCGAGGAGTTCGGTTATACCGCAACGCGTCATCAGCGCGAAGTGGGGACCGGTTATTTCGACGAGGTCGCGCAAGTCGTGAGCGAAGGGCTCTCGTCCACCACGGCGCTCAAAGGCTCGACCGAGACCGAGCAATTCTACGAGAACGGCCATCGCGAGCACGCTCACGCATGA